A window of Sphingomonas adhaesiva contains these coding sequences:
- a CDS encoding glutathione S-transferase family protein: MIRVHHLEQSRSFRVLWLLEELGLPYELVEYSRDPRTRLAPPELERVNALGKSPVIEDGDVTLIESGAIIDYLIRRHGHGRFAPDPAAADYDRYQMWLHYAEGSAMLPVMLNLYVTTRGGETPPLRARIDDELVRHRDYIAATLATSPYVVGAEPTGADVNLAFVAELLDAAAPGDATPAIQDWLARLKARPAYRAAIARGGDPAFRR; this comes from the coding sequence ATGATCCGCGTGCACCATCTGGAACAGTCGCGCTCGTTCCGCGTGCTGTGGCTGCTGGAGGAGCTCGGCCTCCCCTACGAGCTGGTCGAATACAGCCGCGATCCCAGGACCCGGCTCGCCCCGCCCGAGCTGGAACGCGTCAACGCGCTCGGCAAGTCGCCGGTGATCGAGGACGGCGACGTGACGCTGATCGAGTCCGGCGCGATCATCGACTATCTCATCCGCCGCCACGGCCACGGCCGGTTCGCGCCCGATCCCGCCGCCGCGGACTATGACCGCTACCAGATGTGGCTGCATTATGCGGAAGGGTCCGCGATGCTGCCGGTGATGCTCAACCTGTACGTCACCACCCGCGGCGGAGAGACGCCGCCGCTGCGCGCGCGGATCGACGACGAGCTGGTCCGTCACCGCGACTATATCGCCGCCACGCTGGCGACGAGCCCCTATGTCGTCGGGGCCGAGCCGACCGGCGCCGACGTCAACCTGGCCTTCGTCGCCGAACTGCTCGACGCCGCGGCACCCGGCGACGCGACGCCCGCGATCCAGGACTGGCTCGCCCGGCTGAAGGCGCGCCCGGCGTATCGGGCCGCGATCGCGCGCGGCGGCGACCCGGCGTTCCGTCGGTGA
- a CDS encoding MarR family winged helix-turn-helix transcriptional regulator, with product MVVSFYDPSNFFPDTSVGYLIRVCNQLGMARLDQAFADEGVTAVQWSALIGIHLAPAPTCAALARDMAHDKGAMTRMIDALEAKGWVVRARDDGDRRIVNLALTAEGEAAAMRCRARAIDCWNALFADWSHAEIHTFIAQLQRLRRTLESAPSCAA from the coding sequence ATGGTTGTGAGCTTCTACGATCCGTCCAACTTCTTCCCCGATACGTCGGTCGGCTATCTGATCCGCGTCTGCAACCAGCTGGGCATGGCGCGGCTGGACCAGGCGTTCGCGGACGAGGGCGTGACCGCGGTGCAATGGTCCGCGCTGATCGGCATCCATCTCGCGCCCGCGCCGACCTGCGCCGCGCTGGCGCGGGACATGGCGCATGACAAGGGCGCGATGACGCGGATGATCGATGCGCTGGAGGCGAAGGGCTGGGTCGTGCGCGCGCGCGACGATGGCGATCGCCGCATCGTCAACCTGGCACTGACCGCGGAGGGCGAGGCGGCGGCGATGCGCTGTCGTGCGCGCGCGATCGATTGCTGGAACGCGCTGTTCGCCGACTGGTCGCACGCCGAGATCCACACCTTCATCGCGCAGCTGCAACGGCTGCGCCGCACGCTGGAGTCCGCCCCCTCATGCGCCGCCTGA
- a CDS encoding DUF885 domain-containing protein — protein sequence MNDPTTLTRRATLATLAAGAAFAAAPVRAAAASATPADTLLDRFAWQLLELDPTQATRLGVDTGAHAGLRGAAEDRTPAGVGKRRRFLTQALAQLARVPRTGVDEATQTSLAVADSAFRTALDGMALPYGDVTIGQWRNTPYVVIQNVGAWLDVPQQLDGDQPVATRADAEAYLARMAAMTQQLDGETTRIRAARAQGLVPPSFLLDTTIAGMTRTIAEAAKPDGPLVGPLARKGAAIPGDWTARAQRIVTGAIVPALERQLAELRAQRAVATDAPGMGTRPHGPEWYAWGLRASTTTRRTPADMHALGRTLLVELGAQMDVILRGFGLTQGTVAERAIALQKRPDIAFPANDAGRRQIVAYMQARIDAIRPQLPRAFRTLVPGRLEIRRMPEAQEAGAPAAYGGPGSLDGSIPGKVWVNLGDPTIHNRVTIPDLVYHEGIPGHVWQGEYAQQLPLIRSVLAFNAYSEGWALYAEQLADELGMYADDPAGRLGYLMGLSWRAVRLVVDTGIHAMGWTRQQARETFIAATGLPQSNAYSEVDRYCSWPGQACGYMLGRVEIVGLRDRAKAALGARYDLRDFDQAVVGGGNVPLDVLGANVDRYIARTKG from the coding sequence ATGAACGATCCGACCACGCTCACCCGCCGCGCCACCCTCGCCACGCTCGCCGCCGGGGCCGCCTTCGCCGCCGCCCCGGTGCGCGCCGCCGCCGCGTCCGCCACCCCGGCCGATACGCTGCTCGACCGCTTCGCCTGGCAATTGCTCGAACTCGACCCGACGCAGGCGACCCGCCTCGGCGTCGACACCGGCGCGCACGCGGGCTTGCGCGGCGCGGCGGAGGATCGCACCCCCGCCGGCGTGGGGAAGCGCCGCCGCTTCCTGACCCAGGCTCTGGCGCAGCTCGCCCGCGTGCCGCGCACCGGGGTGGACGAGGCGACTCAGACCAGCCTGGCGGTCGCGGACAGCGCGTTCCGCACCGCGCTCGACGGCATGGCGCTCCCCTATGGCGACGTCACCATCGGCCAGTGGCGCAACACGCCCTATGTCGTGATCCAGAACGTCGGCGCGTGGCTCGACGTGCCGCAGCAGCTCGACGGCGATCAGCCGGTCGCGACCCGCGCCGATGCGGAGGCGTATCTGGCGCGCATGGCGGCGATGACGCAGCAGCTGGACGGCGAGACGACGCGCATCCGTGCCGCGCGCGCGCAGGGGCTCGTACCGCCGTCCTTCCTGCTCGACACCACGATCGCCGGCATGACGCGCACCATCGCGGAGGCGGCGAAGCCGGACGGCCCGCTGGTCGGCCCGCTGGCGCGCAAGGGCGCGGCGATCCCCGGCGACTGGACCGCCCGCGCGCAGCGGATCGTGACGGGCGCGATCGTCCCCGCGCTGGAGCGGCAGCTGGCGGAATTGCGCGCGCAGCGGGCCGTCGCGACCGACGCGCCGGGCATGGGCACGCGCCCGCACGGCCCCGAATGGTATGCCTGGGGGCTGCGCGCCAGCACGACGACGCGGCGCACGCCCGCGGACATGCATGCGCTCGGCCGCACGTTGCTGGTCGAACTGGGGGCGCAGATGGACGTGATCCTGCGCGGCTTCGGGCTGACGCAGGGGACGGTCGCCGAACGCGCCATCGCGCTCCAGAAGCGCCCCGACATCGCCTTCCCCGCGAACGACGCGGGCCGGCGCCAGATCGTCGCCTATATGCAGGCGCGCATCGATGCGATCCGCCCGCAGCTGCCGCGCGCGTTCCGCACGCTCGTCCCCGGCCGGCTGGAGATCCGCCGCATGCCGGAGGCGCAGGAGGCCGGCGCCCCCGCGGCCTATGGCGGTCCCGGCTCGCTCGACGGGTCGATCCCGGGCAAGGTGTGGGTCAATCTGGGCGATCCCACGATCCACAACCGCGTCACCATCCCCGATCTGGTCTATCACGAGGGGATTCCCGGTCACGTCTGGCAAGGCGAATATGCGCAGCAGCTGCCGCTGATCCGCTCGGTGCTGGCCTTCAACGCCTATTCGGAGGGATGGGCGCTCTATGCCGAGCAGCTGGCGGACGAACTGGGCATGTACGCCGACGATCCCGCCGGGCGGCTCGGCTACCTGATGGGGCTGTCGTGGCGCGCGGTGCGGCTGGTCGTCGACACCGGCATCCACGCGATGGGCTGGACCCGCCAGCAGGCGCGCGAAACCTTCATCGCGGCGACCGGCCTGCCGCAAAGCAACGCCTATAGCGAGGTCGACCGCTATTGCTCATGGCCGGGGCAGGCGTGCGGCTACATGCTCGGCCGGGTCGAGATCGTGGGCTTGCGCGACCGCGCGAAGGCGGCGCTGGGCGCGCGCTACGACCTGCGCGACTTCGATCAGGCGGTGGTCGGCGGCGGCAACGTGCCGCTCGACGTGCTGGGCGCGAACGTCGACCGCTATATCGCGCGGACGAAGGGGTGA
- a CDS encoding M16 family metallopeptidase, whose product MAYRPFLATGTALAVLTALAPATPATAQTTGAALPAAAPVADLVRAVDIPFQQFTLSNGLRVIVHTDRKAPVVAVSVWYDVGSKHEPRGKTGFAHLFEHLMFNGSENAPGDFFEPLEQVGATDVNGTTSFDRTNYFETVPTAALDRALFLESDRMGYLTGAITQRTLDVQRGVVQNEKRQGDNQPYGLRRYKLVEGLFPAGHPYGHTTIGSMADLDAASLADVKAWFRDHYGPNNAVLVLAGDVDVATARAKVEKYFGAIPAGPRSVAPPAPIPASLPGPASEVMKDRVAATMIVREWAVPGINDKDAAALDVAAGVLGGLASSRFDNVLVKGEKLAVSASASYQPMAQLGMFQVMAIVRPGVDAAVVSKRLDALVADFLRTGPTADEVKRYVTSTVSERIGGLESVGGFGGKAVALAEGALYSGDPAHYKKELAALAAQTPASVKAAAGRWLTRPAYQLSIVPGARDAYAEAQVPPHKDVPAEAAPAVTGDRGPIPAVDRVADLSFPAVQRTQLSNGIELVYAQRDTVPVTQAVLSFDAGIAADVEGKLGTGQLTLAMLDEGTATMSSIALAEAKERLGADIGTGNSQDRTTLSLRVPSANLVAGTALWADIARNPAFPEGELTRVKTQQLTQIAQELTSPNGLAARVLPRLMSPGTPYAKSQGSGDPKAVAALTRGDLVAFQQAWLRPDKAKIFVVSDRPLAEVRAVFDRQLGDWRATGPAGTKTFPATIASVSPRIVLIDRPDSPQSLIQGGMQTGLKGTDDLLPVQVANDALGAGFLGRLNMDLREQKHWSYGVGGNFSRNAFAAPYVVSAPVQADQTGPSLTALRRGIADYLTTQPMTPAEFDRAINAGTRSLSGNFETSLDVLSAMQANDLYRRPDDYYATITTRYRALTRDQVQAALDRAIDPAKMAWVVVGEAAKVKPQLDSLGLPVEVIPAARVAGTSAAPTAGAQ is encoded by the coding sequence TTGGCGTACCGTCCGTTTCTGGCGACCGGCACCGCGCTGGCCGTCCTGACCGCCCTTGCCCCCGCCACCCCTGCGACGGCGCAGACGACGGGCGCCGCGCTGCCCGCCGCCGCGCCGGTGGCCGACCTCGTCAGGGCGGTCGACATCCCGTTCCAGCAGTTCACGCTGTCGAACGGCCTGCGCGTCATCGTCCACACCGATCGCAAGGCGCCGGTCGTCGCGGTCAGCGTGTGGTACGACGTCGGCTCCAAGCACGAGCCCAGGGGCAAGACCGGCTTCGCGCATCTGTTCGAGCATCTGATGTTCAACGGCAGCGAGAATGCGCCCGGCGACTTCTTCGAACCGCTGGAGCAGGTCGGCGCGACCGACGTCAACGGCACCACCAGCTTCGACCGCACCAATTATTTCGAGACGGTGCCGACCGCGGCGCTGGACCGCGCGCTCTTCCTCGAATCTGACCGCATGGGGTATCTGACGGGCGCGATCACGCAGCGGACGCTCGACGTCCAGCGCGGCGTCGTCCAGAACGAGAAGCGACAGGGCGACAACCAGCCCTACGGCCTGCGCCGCTACAAGCTGGTGGAGGGATTGTTCCCCGCCGGCCACCCTTACGGCCACACCACGATCGGCTCGATGGCGGATCTCGACGCCGCCAGCCTGGCCGACGTGAAGGCGTGGTTCCGCGATCACTACGGCCCCAACAACGCGGTGCTGGTACTGGCCGGCGACGTCGATGTCGCGACCGCGCGCGCGAAGGTGGAGAAGTATTTCGGCGCGATCCCCGCGGGGCCGAGGAGCGTCGCGCCGCCCGCGCCGATCCCGGCGTCGCTGCCCGGTCCGGCGAGCGAGGTGATGAAGGACCGCGTCGCCGCCACCATGATCGTCAGGGAATGGGCCGTCCCGGGCATCAACGACAAGGACGCCGCCGCGCTCGACGTCGCGGCGGGCGTGCTGGGCGGGCTGGCCAGCTCGCGCTTCGACAACGTGCTGGTGAAGGGCGAGAAGCTGGCGGTGTCGGCGTCGGCGTCCTACCAGCCGATGGCGCAGCTGGGCATGTTTCAGGTCATGGCGATCGTCCGCCCCGGCGTCGACGCGGCGGTAGTGTCGAAGCGGCTCGACGCGCTGGTCGCCGATTTTCTCCGCACCGGCCCCACCGCGGACGAGGTGAAGCGCTACGTCACCAGCACCGTGTCCGAGCGCATCGGCGGGCTGGAATCGGTCGGCGGCTTCGGCGGCAAGGCGGTCGCGCTGGCGGAGGGCGCGCTCTATTCGGGCGATCCCGCGCATTACAAGAAGGAGCTGGCCGCGCTCGCCGCGCAGACCCCCGCGAGCGTGAAGGCCGCGGCGGGCAGGTGGCTGACCCGCCCCGCCTATCAGCTGTCGATCGTCCCCGGCGCGCGCGACGCCTATGCCGAGGCGCAGGTGCCGCCGCACAAGGACGTGCCGGCCGAGGCGGCGCCCGCGGTCACGGGCGATCGCGGCCCGATCCCCGCGGTCGATCGGGTCGCCGATCTCAGCTTCCCCGCGGTCCAGCGCACACAGCTGTCGAACGGGATCGAGCTGGTCTATGCGCAGCGCGATACCGTCCCGGTGACGCAGGCGGTGCTGAGCTTCGATGCCGGCATCGCCGCCGATGTCGAGGGGAAGCTGGGCACCGGGCAGCTGACGCTGGCGATGCTGGATGAGGGCACCGCGACCATGTCGTCGATCGCGCTGGCGGAGGCGAAGGAGCGGCTGGGCGCGGACATCGGCACCGGCAACAGCCAGGACCGCACGACGCTGTCGCTGCGCGTCCCCAGCGCGAACCTCGTCGCGGGCACCGCGCTATGGGCTGACATCGCGCGCAACCCCGCCTTCCCGGAGGGCGAGCTGACGCGCGTCAAGACGCAGCAGCTGACGCAGATCGCGCAGGAGCTCACCAGCCCCAACGGCCTCGCCGCGCGCGTGCTGCCGCGGCTGATGTCGCCCGGCACGCCCTATGCCAAGTCGCAGGGGTCGGGCGATCCGAAGGCGGTCGCCGCGCTGACCCGCGGCGATCTGGTCGCGTTCCAGCAGGCGTGGCTGCGCCCCGACAAGGCGAAGATCTTCGTCGTGTCCGATCGTCCGCTGGCGGAGGTGCGCGCGGTGTTCGACCGGCAGCTGGGCGACTGGCGCGCGACCGGGCCGGCGGGCACCAAGACCTTCCCCGCGACGATCGCCTCGGTCTCGCCGCGGATCGTCCTGATCGACCGGCCCGACAGCCCGCAGTCGCTGATCCAGGGCGGCATGCAGACCGGGTTGAAGGGGACCGACGACCTGCTGCCGGTGCAGGTCGCGAACGACGCCCTGGGCGCCGGCTTCCTCGGCCGACTCAACATGGACCTGCGCGAGCAGAAGCACTGGTCCTACGGCGTCGGCGGCAATTTCAGCCGCAACGCGTTCGCCGCGCCCTATGTCGTCTCCGCCCCGGTACAGGCCGACCAGACCGGGCCGAGCCTGACCGCGCTGCGCCGCGGGATCGCGGATTATCTGACGACGCAGCCGATGACCCCGGCGGAGTTCGACCGCGCCATCAATGCGGGCACGCGTTCGCTGTCGGGCAATTTCGAGACGTCGCTCGACGTGCTGTCGGCGATGCAGGCCAACGACCTCTATCGCCGGCCGGACGATTATTACGCCACGATCACCACGCGGTACCGTGCGCTGACCCGCGATCAGGTGCAGGCCGCGCTCGACCGTGCGATCGATCCGGCGAAGATGGCGTGGGTCGTCGTGGGCGAGGCGGCGAAGGTGAAGCCGCAGCTTGACTCGCTCGGCCTGCCGGTCGAGGTCATTCCCGCCGCCCGGGTGGCCGGCACGTCCGCGGCACCGACCGCGGGCGCCCAGTAA